Proteins found in one Stigmatopora nigra isolate UIUO_SnigA chromosome 15, RoL_Snig_1.1, whole genome shotgun sequence genomic segment:
- the gpr139 gene encoding putative G-protein coupled receptor 139 yields the protein MFSPPPSHLPHTVGPASSPSHSSLLLPLPSSTGTSHLSHPAALSPPTRPSRRPSRLPSTYLPPVPSTSPTRSHVPERLAERRSASPLAGGGVQTPTMEHSHIFPVSAPNESSWSVGQHPPEATPGCPLGPLPVIYYSVLLCLGLPANILTVVILSQLVLRRQKSSYNYLLALAAADIMVLLLIVFVDFILEDFILATPLPPSINSAVQVMEFCSIHTSIWITVPLTVDRYIAVCHPLRYHTVSYPARTRRVIFAVYIGCLLSAAPYYWWPELWHGSSGAQIGARTAAHHVLVWAHCATVYLLPCGVFFTLNAVIVRKLRRRRSCFRMRGYSTGKTTAILLAITSIFAVLWAPRTLMILYHFYSAPPASPGAGRLLHVLTDLANMLALLNTGVNFFLYCFISKRFRAMAANVLHALIHCRKHPKPFYASHNFSITSSPWISPANSHCIKMLVYQYDKNGKPICISS from the exons ATGTTCTCCCCTCCGCCTTCCCATCTCCCTCACACAGTCGGGCCGGCATCCTCCCCTTCTCACTCATCTCTCCTCCTTCCTCTTCCCTCATCCACCGGCACATCTCACCTTTCTCATCCCGCCGCCCTCTCCCCCCCTACCCGACCCTCCCGCCGACCCTCCCGCCTCCCCTCCACCTACCTCCCCCCCGTCCCGTCCACCTCCCCGACTCGCTCGCACGTGCCCGAGCGGCTGGCCGAGCGGCGGTCGGCGTCACCGTtggccggcggcggcgtccaGACGCCAACCATGGAGCACAGCCACATCTTCCCCGTCTCCGCCCCCAACGAAAGCAGCTGGAGCGTGGGACAACATCCCCCAGAGGCCACCCCCGGGTGTCCCCTCGGACCACTACCCGTCATCTACTACAGCGTTCTGCTATGTCTCGGACTACCCG CGAACATCTTGACAGTGGtcatcctatcccagctggttCTACGTCGTCAGAAGTCATCCTACAATTACCTGCTAGCACTGGCAGCCGCCGACATCATGGTCCTGCTCCTCATTGTCTTTGTGGACTTCATCTTAGAAGACTTCATTCTAGCCACGCCCCTCCCACCCTCAATCAACAGCGCCGTTCAGGTCATGGAATTCTGCTCCATCCACACCTCCATCTGGATCACCGTCCCCCTCACCGTGGACCGCTACATCGCCGTTTGCCACCCGCTACGCTACCACACCGTCTCCTACCCGGCCCGTACGCGGAGGGTGATCTTCGCCGTTTACATCGGCTGCCTACTATCCGCCGCGCCCTACTACTGGTGGCCCGAGTTATGGCACGGTTCGAGCGGCGCCCAAATCGGCGCTCGAACCGCGGCACATCACGTCCTGGTATGGGCCCACTGCGCCACCGTCTACCTCCTCCCTTGCGGCGTCTTCTTCACCCTCAACGCCGTCATCGTACGCAAACTCCGCCGTCGGCGAAGTTGCTTCCGGATGCGTGGCTACTCCACCGGCAAAACCACGGCCATCTTGCTAGCCATCACCTCCATTTTCGCAGTGTTGTGGGCACCTCGTACCCTCATGATCCTTTACCACTTCTACTCGGCGCCTCCGGCCTCACCCGGCGCCGGACGCCTCCTTCACGTTCTGACGGACTTGGCCAACATGCTAGCCTTACTCAATACTGGCGTCAACTTTTTCCTCTACTGCTTCATCAGCAAGCGTTTCCGGGCAATGGCGGCCAACGTTCTCCACGCGCTGATCCACTGCCGGAAACATCCCAAACCGTTTTACGCCAGCCATAATTTCTCCATCACAAGTAGTCCTTGGATCTCTCCGGCTAACTCCCACTGCATCAAAATGTTGGTGTACCAGTACGACAAGAACGGGAAACCCATTTGTATTTCCTCTTGA
- the LOC144208430 gene encoding lipid droplet assembly factor 1-like, which translates to MCGVCMLSLGFLRVVKFPPTPLKTSKEVRVKMQAGSSNEMWEGWNAISNQVYNNPKVTALMTSRAVQYLNGHPVLALAVMTFCATAVVPVSLFVFFAVVTLVMGVGAFLLFEGFLLFMGTLSLLCILSGVAFFSLVASAFVAAFYMVTSNVLNYYYPHLNKVAKEHEKSDMDEMTQNTIQ; encoded by the exons atgtgtggagtctgcatgcTCTCcttgggttttctacgggtcgTCAAGTTTCCTCCGACACCCCTCAAAACATCCAAG GAAGTACGAGTGAAGATGCAGGCCGGCAGCAGTAATGAGATGTGGGAAGGTTGGAACGCCATTTCCAACCAAGTCTACAACAACCCCAAG GTGACGGCACTGATGACCTCAAGAGCGGTACAATACCTGAATGGCCACCCGGTGTTGGCGTTGGCGGTCATGACGTTCTGCGCTACGGCTGTAGTGCCGGTCAGCCTATTCGTCTTCTTCGCCGTGGTGACGCTGGTCATGGGAGTTGgtgcttttcttttatttgaag gtTTCTTGCTGTTTATGGGCACTTTGAGTCTACTGTGTATCCTGTCCGGAGTGGCGTTTTTCTCACTTGTGGCATCGGCATTTGTTGCTGCCTTTTACATGGTTACCTCCAACGTCCTTAACTACTACTACCCTCATCTGAATAAG GTCGCCAAAGAACATGAGAAAAGCGACATGGATGAAATGACGCAAAATACAATACAGTAA